Genomic DNA from Aphanothece sacrum FPU1:
TTTGTGTTTTAGTTCAAGGATTAATAGAATTAGGACTACTAAAAGGAGATTTAGAGGAAATAATTAAAGAAGAAAAATATAAGCCATTTTATATGCACAAAACAGGTCATTGGTTAGGGTTAGATGTACATGATGCGGGAGTGTATAAACAAGGAGAAGAAACCTGGGAAATATTAAAAGCAGGTAATGTTTTAACTGTTGAACCAGGAATTTATATTGGCCCTGATATTAAACCAGCAGAAGGGCAACCAGAAATACCTGAAAGATGGCGAGGTATTGGTATTCGTATTGAAGATGATATATTAGTAACAGAAACCGGCCATGAAGTATTAACATCTGCCGTTCCTAAAGCCATTGATGATATTAGTTAATTATTGATAACTGTTCACTGTTTACTGATTTAAGCTGTCATTGCGAGGGGGTAATCGAAGCATTAATTAAATTAATGTATGTAAGTACACAAAATTAATTACCCAAAATTTGTAGGGGCGGGTTTTTGACAAAATCCATGATTCTTACTAAAAAACTAGATAAACCCGCCCTAGGTTTTTGACAAAATCCATGATTCTTACTAAAAAACTAAATAAACCCGCCCTAGGTTTTTGACAAAATCCATGATTCTTACTAAAAAACTAGATAAACCCGCCCTAGGTTTTTGACAAAATCCATGATTCTGGTTCTACCGGACAAGTTATGCTAAATTATTACAAATTATAGACCTTAACTCGCTCAGAGTTAAGCTATACAAACAAAGGTTGCCTACGCAACCTAGAATGGCTGTCCGCGCAGGCGGACTTAGTCTTTATAGGATCAGACATAAGCTCTGTCATTAATTATTAATTTAGCATAGTTTGTCCGATAGAACCGACTTTCTTAGAAAAATGCTACTATGGACTAATATTAATGGTAAAAAGAAATCCATTATCCTGCAAAGAATTACCATTCTGAAGCAGTTCTTTTCCTAAACGGTTAGCCCAGTCCAAACGCGCACTAAAAACATTACCATATTGTACTTGTAAACCTAACCCGATTGACGCTAAAGTATCAATAGAAGGATTAGGAGCATTGCCACTATTCCAACCAGTACCAATATTAGCAAAAGGAACAATTTGAACGACAAAATTGTCTTTAGACATACGATAAATTGGGATGCGAAATTCAAGGGAACCAAAAACTCCATTATCCGTTAATAAAGAATTCTGTCGATACCCTTCCACATTGTTCAAACCTCCCAAAGAAAATTGCTCTAAAGAAACAATAGGACGATCCGCCAATTGTAAATCTATCCGTGCTATAAATAGAGTATCAGGGGCAAAAAGTTTAACCCATTGACCTTGTCCCCGCCATAAAAAATAGTTACCATCAGGAGTAATAGGATTAACATCAATATCAAAAGGAACCGTTGTCCCAAAAGCATCAATTCCCCAGTCAAACTCAGACCGAAAGGCCATCACTTCTGCTTCACTTCTAGTCACCCATTCCTGAAAAAATCGTAAGGTAGAAATATAATTTCTACCATTATTATCCGATCCTCGTCCGGGAAATGGCAAGCCCTCTAAATAACGAGTTCTACTTTTTTGATGATCAATATTAACCCCCACTGCTAACTCTTGACTAGGAGCTTCCCAAATAGGTTGACGAAACTTTATAGAATACTTTTGATAGTCAGAATTAATCTCTAAAATATCTAAAGGTTCCTCAATAATTTCCCCTCGCAAATTCCTAAACCCGACTTTAAGCGTTCCATTGTAAACATTAACCGGAACTGTATAATTAACTTCAATATCATCACTGCCATCCGTGTTATAATAAGTTGTCTGAACAGTATCACCCATCCCAGAAATATTAATATCAGACAACTCAGCACCCCGTCGAATTTCTCCAACTTGCGGGTTACGTCCATTGTCAAAAAGAATTTTGGCGTAAAAAGAACGGGCCGTCAACACCTTAACAGTTAAAATATTACTAGCCGGACGAGGACTGGCCGACAATTCCGCCGAAATCTGAGATATTAGAGGATTCAATTGTAGTAATTGTAAGGCTTTTAGTAAACGAGGTACATTGAGAGGAGTGCCACCGGCCAAAGCTAAGCGATCGCGCACATAGTTAGGACTGAGTTTACCCTCAACAGTTATATTAATAGCTTCTAAAGTACCTTCAACAATCTTAATAGTAATCAGACCCTGATCCATCGTTTGAGGGGGAATATAAGCCCCAGAAGTCACATATCCCTGATTAACGTATAATTGAGTTACGGCTGAACGAGCCTCTAATAATTCCCCAAAAGTAAGGGGACGACCAGTAAACAAGACCGTGACTCTCTCTAAATCTGCCTCACTAAAGACAGTATTTCCCTCAAAACGAAACTTTTGAACCGTAATAGTTTGTGAACTGTTGGAGGGCAATATTTGGGGAGTTGGGGGGTTTATTGGGATAGTTTCTAGGGGACTCTCAGGTAAGGGAGTCGGTGGAATGGGGTCTAAGTTTCGAGGGGATGGAGGCAGAACAGGGGTTATCTCAACGGTTTGAGCTAACAATCTTTCCATGTCCAAGTTAGTGAACCAGAGAACCCCTATTAGGGGCATGATTAGGTAAAGTATCAAGAGAGAGGGAGCTTGTTGACCAGTCATAACAAGTCGGTGCCATAAACCCATGACTGTGAGGAGTCACAGAGGGTAATTGAGCCGTCAACACTACTTTACCATTTGCGTCCACGATCCATCCTTGGGCTTCCACAATAGCATCTGCTTGTGTTGCCGAGGGCTGACGAGACTGAGGCATAGAATGGGGGGCTAATGGTTGTCCCTCCTTCGGCTCAACTTGGGGAATACTCCTGTTAGGATAACCTAATTCTGTTAATCCGGGGGAGTTTGGGATAAATTCATTGGGGTTAGGAGGAAGTCCACCCCGTCCCGTAATGGTAAACTCTCCTTTAGTAAAAGTTCCGCCAGGACTACAGGTCTGAGTGACTAAATTTTTCGGATCGACTAAAGTAGTAGGTAGTTTAGCCAGACTTCTTTGGGGATCAACATCAGGCCGGTTAATACCAATAGTTCCCACTTGTCCAAATTGGGAACTAGCCGTAATATCGCTTAAAGGAGTCAATTGTCGTCGTTCAGCAATACCAAACACTCCAGCGGCCGTGATACGAATATTGCCCCCATTTCCAGCAAAAGCATTAGCCACAATATCACTATTTTCATTAGGAACCGCCACAATAAACTGGGCCATAATATCAATGTTACCGCCATTTCCGCCCCCTCCTTGAGTTCCGGCAGTAGTAGAAATCTGACTATGGTGTCGTAAGATCAAAAATTGTTTGGCCATGATGGCAATGTTACCTCCTTCCCCTGATGCGGTTTCGGCAGTCAGTTCACTATTATTGTCTAACAGGATATTATCAGCCCAAATATTGATGTTTCCGCCATTACCTAAGCCAAAACTACTGACTGTTACCTGAGAGTTATTATTGAGACTTAATTGCTTAGTTTCCAGACTTAAACTACCTGCATTGCCTGACCATTGATTAGTGCTGACCAAATTGGGGTTAATCTTTAAATCAGCTAGTCTGGTGTTAGTTATGGGCTGACTGGTAGCAGTAAGTTGACTATTATTATCTAAGGAAATTAAAGGAGCTTTAATCAATAAATTACCCCCTTGACCAAATCCTGTACTGGTAACAGAAACTTCTGAGAGGTCATTTAGAGTTAATTGTTCGGCTTCTATATTTAAATTTCCGGCATTTCCTGTCCCTTCACTTGATGCGGTAATTATCCCTTTATTATTAAGAAAAATAGAACCAGCTTGAATGTCTACGTTTCCCGCATTCCCTTGACCTAAACTACTGGCCGAAATAATACCCCCATTAATGACGGTTAGTTGACCCGTCTTAATGCTCAAACTACCTCCAGGAGCAACCCCTGTCAGTTGTCGGTCTTGAAATCCCGATTCAGCAGTAATGCGACTGGGAACTCTCAGTTGTCTGTTCTGGACAATACCACTACCACTAACTGCTATTGATTCAGCCGCATTAATTCTAACCGTTCCTCCACGACCAGTACCAAGGGAAAAAGCTTCGATTTGTCCCCCATCTTGCAGACTTAACCTTTGAGTATTGACAAGAACCTCTCCACCATTACCAGAACTTACTGTATTCGTTGCCAATAAACTCGGAGTAGAAAACCCTGTACCAATTAACTCAATAGAGTCTGAGGCATTGATTTCCACTGTTCCTCCTGCTCCTTCTCCTCCACTTCCTGCTGATATTACTGCTCCATCTCGAAGGATTAACTTTGGAGTATTGACAATAATATTGCCCCCCTCCCCCGTTGCATCCGAATCTACTTCTGCTGATAAACTACTCACAAAGCTTGATGTTCGACTGCCAATAATTTCCACAGATTCTAACCCATTTACAATTAAATCCCCTGCCGCTCTTTCTCCTTCAGTTGTACTAATAATGTCGGCTTGATTCAAGGTTATCTTATTACCCTGTAACTGAATGACTGAGTTATTGCCCGCAATGCGTGTTTCTCCCGATAAAGAAATATCCCTGAAATTATTGACTCCCGAATACGCTAACACAAATCCAGGATTGATAAAAGTTACTTGAACCTGACTGTTAGGCCCCACACTGCCGAGTTCTACCCTTCCTTCTTTTACCTGTAGAGTTGCACCTGAAAAGGAAATATTACCACCCACTAAGGCAAAAGTACTGTTAATATTTAGTTGAAGATTTGTGGCATTATTAACAATAGATCCGGGATTCCCTCCAAATTGTAACCCCACTGGCACACTCATGGTTAATAGGGGTGTGTTTTGGGTATTAGTTACACTAAATTGGGAACCATCAGCAAACTTTAAACTATCTGCCGTACTAGCTAGAAATGATCCGCCAATATTAATTTGGGCATTGGGGCCGAAGATAATCCCATTAGGATTAATTAAAATCAGATTCGCTAAGCCATTTGCTCGGATAAGTCCCTGAATATTAGATACAGAGTTACCCGTAACACGACTTATAATATTTTGAGCAGTTAGAGAGTTATTAAAGAAAGCTTCCTGATTAGCAGGGACAGAAAACTCACTAAAACTGTGGAATAAATTATTTCCTGCTTGCACTCCACCAATAATAACCAACTGATTATTATTGGGGATTATCTGAGTTGGTAGGGTTCCATCACTAGTAACTTGAGCTAAAACTAAAGGAGTTGCTATGATGTCACCAACAATTAAGGTACTCAGCAATAGATATAAACATTTTAAGGTCTTGTCATCATGAGCTTTCATCAAGATTTAGCGAGCTATTGACTAAATTTAGTCTGAGTTAACAACTTATTTGACCTGATTATACTCCGAATTTCCAGCTATGCTAACATCGTTAGGATTTTTATATGTTACTTAACACCAACCCTTCGGACATATTTTATTTCCTTGGGAGGGAGCATCTTGACTGGGTCTAATATTTTTCGGTGCTTTATTGACAGTATTTTTTTCAGATTTTTCAACTCTATTTTCTTGAGTAGTTTTGCTAGGAGCAACACCAGCGAAGGCAGAAACATTAAGACCAAGAGTTAAAGTAACAGTGATGGCAGCAGCGACAATTTTAGTGGATTTCATGGTTTTGTCTCCTTGTTGGGTGCTTAAAATTGAAAGTCATTGTGATGAATGTAAGAGGAAATTGTGATTTAAATCATTGCTTTTTATGCTTGATTTATTTCGTCTTTTTGTTCCTCTCTACATTTACATAATAAGCTGCTATACAAGGAGAAGACTATGGGATAAATGCGTGACTTAGAAGAAAAAAAGTTTTTTTATTCTCTGTAGAAAATACGGGAATTAGGTAATTTTATCTTGCGATTAGATAAGCTAGACATATCATCTATTATTGATCTCAGATGTTTAGTGAGATGACGGACTAAAAAAATGATCAGAAAAAATTTGCTGATTATAGAGGAAATACGGATATTTACAATGAGTTAATCAATAACCTATTGATTAACTCATAAAGGGATTATTAATGACTGATTAACTGCCTCAAATGCTGATAGATTGAAAGGTGCAGCGACAAAAGCAAAGCCCGCCTGCGCGGGCTGAATTATTTATATAATAACTAGATAATTTGGCGTATTAGCTTGCCCTGCGAGAAGCCCCGCACCGTACCGCTTCGGTCGGTGTCGGGATGAGGGCAGGGGCCGAGATTGACAACAAAGCTTGTGATTATTGTACATGATTTCTTTCTAGGGATTGACAATTATCCCCTAAGTATTTTATAATATGGAAAATGTGTTCAGTTGATAAAAGTGTTAAACCTTAACTACGCTTATCGAATTTATCCTGATGCCAGTCAAGAGAAAGAATTGCTTGAATGGCTAGAAATTTGTCGAGGTGTTTATAATTACGCCTTGGCAGAAAGAAAAGAATGGATAAATTCTCGTAAATGTCAGGTTAACGCTTGTAGTCTTCATTCTGAATATATCATACCTGCTCACCAGCCCTTTCCCGACTATTATAAACAGAAAAAAGCCTTAACAATAGCTAAAAAACAATATCCAGAACTTAAACGAGTTCAATCTCAGGTATTGCAAGAGGTTATGGGTCGTTTGGATAAAGCGTTTAACTTTTTCTGGAAACGAAGTTTTGGTTTTCCTCGTTTTAAGAAATATGGTCAGTTTCGCTCAATTAATTTTCCTCAATTCACGGAAAATCCGATAACAGGGTATCAATTAAAACTCCCAAAAATAGGGGATGTTCTAATTAATCTACACCGCCCTATTCCTGATGGATTTATCGTTAAACAAGTTCAGATAGTTAAAAAAGCTTCTGGTTGGTATGCTGTCATTTGTATTCAATCAGATGTCAAAATACCTTCTGCAAAGCCTCAAGGAAAATCTTTGGGTATTGATTTGGGGCTGGAGAAATTTATTGCCACATCTCTTGGGGAACTGATTGCTAGACCCAAGTTTTTTGTCGAACTTCAAAGTAAGCTTAAATGGCTACAACGAAAACTAGCCAAAAAACAAAAAGGGTCTAAAAATCGACTTAAAGCTATTCAAAAAGTAGCTAGACTTCATGAACATATTTACAACACTCGTAAAAACTTTCATTATCAAGTAGCTCATCATCTTTGTGACCAATCGAACATAATCTTTGCTGAGGATTTAAACTTAAAAGCCATGTCTAGAGGGATGCTATGCAAGCATACTCTTGATGCGGGTTTTGGTGTTTTTTTGGAATCATTGAAGCACGTTGCTTGGAAACGAGATGTTTATTTTGAGAAAGTTGACGCTAATTTTACCAGTCAAATATGTCCCAATTGTAGCGTAGTAACTGGTAAAAAAGAACTGTCTCAACGAGTACATGATTGTTCTCATTGTGGTTTTTTAACCGATAGGGATGTTGCTTCAGCTATGGTTGTTGAGCAACGTGGACTTGCAGCCCTCGGACTGGGGGTCAAGCTGCCTGTGGAGGAAGATGTCATCGGGGATATCCCTAAAAAGGTATCTAGAGCGTCCCGTAAAAGCCCCGAAAGCCTCATAGTGATATGGGGAAGCCCGCGCTATACTGCTCTTAGCAGTTAGCGTCGGGAGGATGTCACGATTTAGGTTTGTTGGGTTTCGTGCCTCAAACGCCACTTCCTCTACTTGGGGAAACCCCAAGACCGGAGTGGTTCCCCAACCTACGATTAAATAAGGTGGGCATTGCCCACCCTACTTAGGATTATTGAAGGGGAAGATTTGGCGGTATTTCTCCTTGAGAGATGCGGGTATTGACAATGGCAGATTGTAAAATCGGGGTACTTGTCACCGATTCATTGGCTAAGTTAAACAGAGGATTAGACAAAATTCCTGCTAGGGAAGTAGCAATCACTGATAATACTAGACCTACTTGTAGAGGACGCATTCCAGGTAAATTCCAGCGAATTTCTGGGTAGTTTTTCACGGATTCTGACATCTCCTGGGGTTCTTTAACTACCATCATTTTCACCACCCGAATGTAGTAATAAATAGATACTACACTAGTAACTAAAGCTAAGATCACCAGTCCATAGAGTTCAGCTTGCCAACCGGCCCAAAATAGATAAATTTTCCCGAAAAAGCCAGCTAGGGGAGGAATACCCCCTAAAGACAAGAGACACAGACTTAAACCGAGGGTTAACAGGGGATCTTTTTGATACAATCCCGCATATTCGCTAATTTGATCGGTTCCTGTGCGTAAAGCAAAGAGAATCACCCCGGTAAAGGCCCCTAAGTTCATAAACAGGTAAATCAACAGGTAAAAGACCATGCTAGAGTAGCCAGCATCGGTTCCTGCGGTTAAACCAATCATGACAAATCCTGCTTGGCCAATAGAAGAATAAGCTAACATCCGCTTCATACTGGTTTGGGCCAAAGCTACTACGTTTCCTAAGACCATACTAAGGATAGCCAAGGCCGTAAAAATAAGGTGCCATTCTTGGGTGACAGAAGCAAAGGCCGTTACTAATAAGCGAATGGCTAAAGCAAAACCGGCCGCTTTTGAACCTACAGATAAAAAAGCTACTACAGGGGTAGGAGAACCTTCATAAACATCAGGAGTCCATTGATGAAAGGGAACTGCAGAAATTTTAAAGGCAATTCCAGCAATGATGAAAACTAGGGCAACTGCTATACCTAAAGATTGTCCACCATTAAGATGAGTAATATTAACCGCAATCTTGTCTAGGGTTGTTTCTCCTCCAGATAAGCCATAAAGTAAGGACATCCCATACAAGAAAATCGCCGAACTTGAGGCCCCAATTAAGAGATATTTTAAGGCCGCTTCATTAGAACGAGGATCTCGTTTCATGTATCCTGTCATTAAATAAGAGGAGATACTTAACATCTCTAGGGAAATGAAAATCATTACCAGTTCATTAGCCCCACAGAGGAACATTCCCCCTAAAGTGGCTGTTAACATAATGGCAATGAATTCAGCTAAAGAGGTTCCGGTTTGTTCCACATATCGGACTGACATGAGGATGGTAACGACGGTAGAAAGGGCAATAATACCCCGAAAAACGATACTGAGATTATCGCTATTGAAGGCCCCTAAAAACCCTACAGGGTTAGGGAGATCCCAGGTCAGACAAAGGGCGACAATAGAACTTAGTAACCCCGCGATCGCCGCATAGGGTATCCAAGTTTTAGAACTGCGTCCAACGATTAGATCACCGATCAGAATGATCATCAGGGTAATAATGACAATTCCTTCGGGAACAATTGTTCCTGCATTGAGTTGACTTGCTATAGTAGCCGAAAAATCCATAGAGTTATCAAACAGCTTGTTGAGAAAAAAGCACTTAATCTTTAAGCGTAAGGCATAGCATCCGATTTTAAGCGGTATGCTTCCTTCTGAATGATAAATGACCACAGCAATATTAGGCTAATTTTTAAGGTGGCGATCGCCAATTAATTAATAAATATTTAACGGTAAAGTTTCTGCAAATATATTTACAGTTTCTTTCTGAATAATTATCAATATACATTTACTAATCTAAAATATATCTATAATGGGAGGAGTGAATTCCAAGAATCAATAACAATGGATGTTATCCCCGCGATCGACCTTCTTGACGGACGCTGTGTACGTCTCTATCAAGGAGATTACCAACAATCCCAAGTTTATAATGAGAACCCTGTCGAAGTGGCCCGACAATGGGCCGCCGAAGGCGCAACCCGCTTACATCTGGTGGATCTTGATGGAGCAAAACAAGGGAAACCAGTCAATTTAGGGACTATTGAAGCCATTGTTAAGGCAATTTCCATTCCAGTACAAGTGGGGGGAGGATTACGCGATCGCCCTAGTGTGGCTGAGTTATTTAATTTAGGGGTAGAACGGGCTATTTTAGGAACCGTAGCCGTCGAAAATCCTTCTTTAGTTGAAGAACTGTGTCGTGCCTTCCCTGGACAAATCGCTGTGGGAA
This window encodes:
- a CDS encoding NAD(P)H-quinone oxidoreductase subunit N is translated as MDFSATIASQLNAGTIVPEGIVIITLMIILIGDLIVGRSSKTWIPYAAIAGLLSSIVALCLTWDLPNPVGFLGAFNSDNLSIVFRGIIALSTVVTILMSVRYVEQTGTSLAEFIAIMLTATLGGMFLCGANELVMIFISLEMLSISSYLMTGYMKRDPRSNEAALKYLLIGASSSAIFLYGMSLLYGLSGGETTLDKIAVNITHLNGGQSLGIAVALVFIIAGIAFKISAVPFHQWTPDVYEGSPTPVVAFLSVGSKAAGFALAIRLLVTAFASVTQEWHLIFTALAILSMVLGNVVALAQTSMKRMLAYSSIGQAGFVMIGLTAGTDAGYSSMVFYLLIYLFMNLGAFTGVILFALRTGTDQISEYAGLYQKDPLLTLGLSLCLLSLGGIPPLAGFFGKIYLFWAGWQAELYGLVILALVTSVVSIYYYIRVVKMMVVKEPQEMSESVKNYPEIRWNLPGMRPLQVGLVLSVIATSLAGILSNPLFNLANESVTSTPILQSAIVNTRISQGEIPPNLPLQ
- a CDS encoding two-partner secretion domain-containing protein, giving the protein MKAHDDKTLKCLYLLLSTLIVGDIIATPLVLAQVTSDGTLPTQIIPNNNQLVIIGGVQAGNNLFHSFSEFSVPANQEAFFNNSLTAQNIISRVTGNSVSNIQGLIRANGLANLILINPNGIIFGPNAQINIGGSFLASTADSLKFADGSQFSVTNTQNTPLLTMSVPVGLQFGGNPGSIVNNATNLQLNINSTFALVGGNISFSGATLQVKEGRVELGSVGPNSQVQVTFINPGFVLAYSGVNNFRDISLSGETRIAGNNSVIQLQGNKITLNQADIISTTEGERAAGDLIVNGLESVEIIGSRTSSFVSSLSAEVDSDATGEGGNIIVNTPKLILRDGAVISAGSGGEGAGGTVEINASDSIELIGTGFSTPSLLATNTVSSGNGGEVLVNTQRLSLQDGGQIEAFSLGTGRGGTVRINAAESIAVSGSGIVQNRQLRVPSRITAESGFQDRQLTGVAPGGSLSIKTGQLTVINGGIISASSLGQGNAGNVDIQAGSIFLNNKGIITASSEGTGNAGNLNIEAEQLTLNDLSEVSVTSTGFGQGGNLLIKAPLISLDNNSQLTATSQPITNTRLADLKINPNLVSTNQWSGNAGSLSLETKQLSLNNNSQVTVSSFGLGNGGNINIWADNILLDNNSELTAETASGEGGNIAIMAKQFLILRHHSQISTTAGTQGGGGNGGNIDIMAQFIVAVPNENSDIVANAFAGNGGNIRITAAGVFGIAERRQLTPLSDITASSQFGQVGTIGINRPDVDPQRSLAKLPTTLVDPKNLVTQTCSPGGTFTKGEFTITGRGGLPPNPNEFIPNSPGLTELGYPNRSIPQVEPKEGQPLAPHSMPQSRQPSATQADAIVEAQGWIVDANGKVVLTAQLPSVTPHSHGFMAPTCYDWSTSSLSLDTLPNHAPNRGSLVH
- a CDS encoding ShlB/FhaC/HecB family hemolysin secretion/activation protein produces the protein MERLLAQTVEITPVLPPSPRNLDPIPPTPLPESPLETIPINPPTPQILPSNSSQTITVQKFRFEGNTVFSEADLERVTVLFTGRPLTFGELLEARSAVTQLYVNQGYVTSGAYIPPQTMDQGLITIKIVEGTLEAINITVEGKLSPNYVRDRLALAGGTPLNVPRLLKALQLLQLNPLISQISAELSASPRPASNILTVKVLTARSFYAKILFDNGRNPQVGEIRRGAELSDINISGMGDTVQTTYYNTDGSDDIEVNYTVPVNVYNGTLKVGFRNLRGEIIEEPLDILEINSDYQKYSIKFRQPIWEAPSQELAVGVNIDHQKSRTRYLEGLPFPGRGSDNNGRNYISTLRFFQEWVTRSEAEVMAFRSEFDWGIDAFGTTVPFDIDVNPITPDGNYFLWRGQGQWVKLFAPDTLFIARIDLQLADRPIVSLEQFSLGGLNNVEGYRQNSLLTDNGVFGSLEFRIPIYRMSKDNFVVQIVPFANIGTGWNSGNAPNPSIDTLASIGLGLQVQYGNVFSARLDWANRLGKELLQNGNSLQDNGFLFTINISP
- a CDS encoding RNA-guided endonuclease InsQ/TnpB family protein, with amino-acid sequence MLNLNYAYRIYPDASQEKELLEWLEICRGVYNYALAERKEWINSRKCQVNACSLHSEYIIPAHQPFPDYYKQKKALTIAKKQYPELKRVQSQVLQEVMGRLDKAFNFFWKRSFGFPRFKKYGQFRSINFPQFTENPITGYQLKLPKIGDVLINLHRPIPDGFIVKQVQIVKKASGWYAVICIQSDVKIPSAKPQGKSLGIDLGLEKFIATSLGELIARPKFFVELQSKLKWLQRKLAKKQKGSKNRLKAIQKVARLHEHIYNTRKNFHYQVAHHLCDQSNIIFAEDLNLKAMSRGMLCKHTLDAGFGVFLESLKHVAWKRDVYFEKVDANFTSQICPNCSVVTGKKELSQRVHDCSHCGFLTDRDVASAMVVEQRGLAALGLGVKLPVEEDVIGDIPKKVSRASRKSPESLIVIWGSPRYTALSS